From Prosthecobacter dejongeii, the proteins below share one genomic window:
- a CDS encoding PP2C family protein-serine/threonine phosphatase, producing the protein MTHVGRVRKNNEDAFLALAYDAQEIRYLGKVGESTIDHSDFVFAVSDGMGGANAGEFASRTAVERITRLMPKVYRLAAQRLASGVNDALEEIFSHVHAELNRMGRSYAECSGMGATLSLACFSPGWMHFGHIGDSRIYYLPKNGGMMQVTHDHSYVGWLRRKGEINEREARNHPGRNVLNQALGAGHQILNPHFGAVSCQPGDKFLLCSDGIMDGLWDNRIEEYLKTPSEQPKAFKIVERAVTESGRDNCTAVVVEFGSAVTA; encoded by the coding sequence ATGACTCATGTCGGACGCGTGCGAAAAAATAATGAAGATGCCTTTTTGGCTCTGGCATACGATGCGCAGGAAATTCGGTATTTGGGAAAAGTGGGAGAATCCACCATTGATCACAGTGACTTTGTTTTCGCCGTAAGTGATGGCATGGGCGGGGCAAATGCTGGCGAGTTTGCGAGCCGCACTGCGGTGGAGCGCATTACTCGACTGATGCCAAAGGTGTATCGTTTGGCAGCTCAAAGATTGGCCAGTGGGGTGAATGATGCCCTGGAGGAGATTTTCAGTCACGTGCATGCAGAGCTCAATCGCATGGGGCGTTCTTATGCAGAATGTTCGGGCATGGGGGCCACGCTCAGTCTTGCGTGTTTTTCACCTGGGTGGATGCATTTTGGCCACATTGGAGATAGTCGTATCTATTACCTGCCTAAAAATGGGGGAATGATGCAAGTAACTCATGATCACAGCTATGTTGGGTGGCTACGCCGTAAAGGTGAGATCAATGAGCGTGAGGCGCGCAATCATCCGGGGCGTAACGTGCTAAATCAAGCTTTGGGGGCAGGTCACCAGATTCTCAATCCCCACTTCGGGGCGGTCAGCTGCCAGCCTGGAGATAAGTTCCTTTTGTGCAGTGACGGTATCATGGACGGTCTCTGGGATAACCGAATCGAGGAGTATCTAAAAACTCCGTCTGAGCAGCCTAAAGCCTTTAAAATCGTCGAACGAGCTGTGACCGAATCAGGTCGCGATAACTGCACTGCCGTGGTCGTGGAATTTGGCAGTGCAGTCACTGCCTAA
- a CDS encoding sialidase family protein: MIIKLLTAAFLVLSFPLFAAEPFMAKQDLFKVGDMGYKIFHIPGIVVTAKGTVLAWCEARKNGSDWDQIDILLRRSTDDGLTWSAAKNIVSVEGPKKKNPFALLIKNTDPNTVTYNNPVLIAGKDGTVHMLFCLEYMRAFYQRSTDDGQTWSKPTEITAAFESFRPVYDWKVLATGPNHSIQLKSGRLVVPVWLSTGTGGNAHRPSVTATIYSDDEGMTWKAGEIAVPNTEEWVNPNETVAVELADGGVMLNVRSESKTHRRLVTVSPDGATNWSRPRFDESLLEPICMGGIVRYTKAETGQKNRLLFSNPHNLSKAKGQEEAGKSRDRKNLSVKVSYDEGQTWAVNKTVSPGWSAYSDIAVTQTGTILSFHGAAEEKHHFAGDRLTLCRFNLEWLTDGKDSTPDGPKAFMPSGE, encoded by the coding sequence ATGATTATAAAACTCCTTACTGCTGCTTTTCTCGTCTTAAGCTTCCCTCTCTTTGCCGCAGAGCCTTTCATGGCGAAACAGGACCTTTTTAAGGTTGGGGATATGGGTTATAAAATTTTTCATATTCCTGGGATTGTCGTCACTGCCAAAGGCACTGTGTTGGCATGGTGCGAGGCGAGAAAAAACGGCAGTGATTGGGACCAGATAGACATTCTTCTACGCCGTAGTACGGATGATGGTCTAACATGGAGTGCGGCAAAAAATATCGTTTCCGTGGAAGGACCAAAAAAGAAAAACCCTTTTGCTCTTTTAATCAAAAATACAGATCCTAACACGGTCACCTACAACAATCCCGTTCTGATCGCAGGCAAGGATGGCACGGTCCACATGCTGTTTTGCCTGGAGTATATGCGTGCGTTTTATCAGCGTAGTACGGATGATGGCCAAACGTGGAGCAAGCCGACGGAGATCACTGCGGCCTTCGAGTCATTTCGTCCGGTTTATGATTGGAAAGTATTGGCCACAGGTCCCAATCATAGCATTCAGCTGAAAAGCGGACGTTTAGTGGTCCCTGTGTGGCTTTCCACCGGGACGGGGGGGAACGCACACCGCCCGAGTGTGACGGCAACGATTTACAGCGATGATGAAGGCATGACATGGAAAGCCGGTGAGATTGCTGTTCCCAATACTGAAGAGTGGGTCAACCCGAATGAAACCGTGGCGGTGGAACTTGCGGATGGGGGCGTGATGCTGAATGTCCGTAGTGAGTCAAAAACTCACCGCCGTCTTGTGACGGTAAGTCCTGATGGAGCAACGAACTGGAGCCGACCCCGTTTTGATGAGAGCTTGCTTGAGCCAATCTGCATGGGGGGTATTGTTCGTTATACCAAAGCTGAAACTGGGCAAAAAAACCGTCTCTTGTTTTCCAATCCGCACAATCTCAGCAAAGCGAAAGGTCAGGAGGAAGCGGGGAAAAGTCGTGATCGAAAAAATCTAAGTGTCAAAGTAAGTTATGATGAAGGCCAGACCTGGGCGGTGAATAAAACCGTTTCGCCAGGCTGGAGTGCTTACAGCGACATCGCCGTGACCCAGACAGGGACAATTCTGAGTTTCCATGGTGCTGCCGAAGAAAAGCACCACTTCGCGGGCGACCGACTGACCCTGTGCCGCTTTAATCTCGAATGGTTAACAGATGGGAAAGATAGCACCCCCGATGGCCCCAAGGCTTTTATGCCATCGGGGGAGTGA
- the ilvD gene encoding dihydroxy-acid dehydratase, whose product MAISDTIKKGFTRAPHRSLLRATGVIQSEEDWGKPFIAIANSFVQIIPGHAHLDVVGKKVREAVRAAGGVPFEFNCIGVDDGIAMGHGGMKYSLASRELIADCIETMLRAHCFDGVVCIPNCDKIVPGMMMGAARVNIPSIFVSGGPMRSGKDPTTGRALNLASVFEAVGQLSSQTITEQELSDIEKNACPSCGSCSGMFTANSMNCLCEALGWALPGNGSILATDPARDALFQRAGRAIVRLVRDNVRPSDLLTREAFENALALDMAMGGSSNTILHTIAVAHEAGVPLSMEDFNAIAERVPHICKVAPSGHYFMEDVDRAGGIMAILKTLATQPGLLHADALTVSGLTLSETFSIAEVKDTDVIRSIPEAHSLKGGLAVLFGNIAPDGCVVKTAGVSPSMMRFTGKAVIFDSQEQAHLGILSGQVKAGDVVVIRYEGPRGGPGMQEMLAPTSAIAGRGLGDYVALITDGRFSGATRGGAIGHVSPEAAAGGPIAFIEAGDLIEINIPERSINLLISEELMEARKRKWTAPAPKARSGYLARYAAMVSSADTGAILKIPQG is encoded by the coding sequence ATGGCCATCAGCGACACCATCAAAAAAGGCTTTACACGAGCTCCTCACCGCAGCCTCCTTCGAGCCACAGGCGTGATCCAATCTGAAGAAGACTGGGGTAAACCCTTCATCGCCATTGCGAACTCCTTTGTGCAAATCATCCCGGGGCACGCCCATCTGGACGTCGTGGGTAAAAAGGTGCGTGAAGCCGTGCGGGCGGCAGGGGGTGTCCCCTTTGAGTTCAACTGCATCGGTGTGGATGACGGCATCGCCATGGGGCATGGCGGCATGAAATACTCTCTTGCCTCACGCGAGTTAATCGCTGACTGCATCGAAACGATGCTACGCGCGCACTGCTTTGACGGCGTGGTTTGTATTCCCAATTGTGACAAAATCGTGCCAGGGATGATGATGGGTGCAGCACGGGTGAATATCCCCTCCATCTTCGTTTCTGGTGGCCCCATGCGCTCAGGAAAGGACCCAACTACGGGGCGGGCTTTAAATCTCGCTTCTGTGTTCGAGGCGGTGGGTCAATTATCTTCCCAAACGATCACGGAACAAGAGCTGAGTGACATTGAAAAGAATGCCTGCCCTAGCTGCGGTTCCTGCTCTGGCATGTTCACCGCAAACTCGATGAATTGCCTGTGCGAAGCACTGGGCTGGGCCCTTCCGGGTAATGGCTCCATCCTGGCCACAGATCCCGCACGCGACGCTCTCTTTCAGCGTGCAGGTCGTGCCATTGTGCGGCTTGTGCGGGATAACGTGAGACCGTCCGATCTCCTCACCCGCGAAGCCTTTGAAAATGCCCTGGCTTTAGACATGGCCATGGGAGGTTCCTCCAACACCATTTTGCATACCATCGCGGTGGCTCACGAAGCTGGCGTGCCTCTGTCGATGGAAGACTTCAATGCCATCGCGGAACGTGTGCCTCACATCTGCAAGGTAGCTCCTTCCGGACATTATTTTATGGAGGATGTGGATCGAGCCGGAGGCATCATGGCCATTCTGAAAACCTTAGCAACTCAGCCTGGCCTGCTACATGCTGATGCTTTAACGGTTAGCGGCCTAACTTTAAGTGAAACTTTCTCCATCGCTGAAGTGAAGGATACCGATGTGATTCGCTCCATCCCCGAAGCTCATTCACTCAAAGGCGGGCTAGCGGTATTATTCGGTAATATCGCCCCCGATGGTTGTGTGGTGAAGACCGCCGGCGTTAGCCCCTCCATGATGCGATTCACAGGCAAAGCCGTAATCTTTGATTCTCAGGAACAAGCGCATTTGGGCATTTTAAGTGGTCAGGTGAAAGCTGGTGACGTGGTGGTGATCCGTTATGAAGGCCCACGAGGCGGCCCAGGCATGCAGGAGATGCTTGCCCCTACCTCCGCCATCGCAGGCCGTGGTTTGGGAGATTACGTAGCCCTCATCACAGATGGTCGCTTTTCAGGAGCCACACGCGGCGGCGCCATCGGTCATGTTTCTCCTGAAGCTGCAGCCGGCGGCCCCATCGCTTTCATTGAGGCTGGGGACCTAATTGAAATCAATATTCCTGAACGTTCCATCAATCTTCTGATCTCAGAAGAATTGATGGAAGCGAGAAAACGAAAATGGACGGCCCCCGCCCCGAAAGCTCGTTCAGGTTACCTTGCACGTTATGCGGCCATGGTGAGCAGTGCCGACACGGGAGCGATTTTAAAAATTCCTCAGGGTTGA
- a CDS encoding PVC-type heme-binding CxxCH protein: protein MILRFLFSCLLTTTALAEPVSLFNGKNFNGWEGETTKVWRIVDGTIVGGSLEGNPQNEFLATKKPYRNFHLKLEYKLNGTEGFINGGVQFRSVRIANPPNEMFGYQADIGAGYSGCLYDESRRKVMLAKAVKEIIEKAEKPGEWNTYEIIAEAERIRILVNGIRTVDYTERAPDIAPKGLIALQIHGNCKAEIAFRNIVIEEMPDALVPGEKEILNRFGNPDSAQLPSLPFKDGKFSVAPHEILVLAGQTNLVREQKAGELEAILTHALVEKAPHFRSMAWEGDTVYEQWRDLNFGDWKGQLQAVGAGIIIAQFGQVESFDGPGRLAEFQSAYHRLLDQFSSVTPRLVLIGPMPFEKTNAPHAPDLTLRNADVGLYANAVRDIAKQRGALYVDLYTPLSERNSNETPLTDNGLHLNSEGLKVVAKMVAGQLGLSTSEGDDLTALKQAIVEKNRLWFDCWRPANWSFVYGDRVTQMFGKPAENAPSLRESFESYKPLVVKLDTRIIKLARGEAVPNEEPGLPAKGTPEKVLSAAEQLAAFTVAEGYEINLFASEELDVAKPTQFSWDERGRLYVACSPTYPHTLPGIKPNDYILILQDTDGDGKADKSTRFAEGLTMVQGVEPGDGGVYVCDFDQILHLKDTNGDDKADVKTVLYSGFGIGDTHQLVNSICHGPDGSLWFTQGLHAYSRVETSHGLAVLEKAGVWRYNKRTQKMDAFFNGGKAGHNCWGVAFDDYNQVFHKSGDRPAGYFSTPGLIAMKDPDEYHPTGMLFDSSPKTNSIEIIGTKALPEQIQGTALIGGYFGSVVELHRFEDEGSGYKTTQLPKLVKSSDPSFRPVDVSVGPDGAMYLCDWFNPVIGHYQASYADPRRDRVHGRIWRITAKGHAPVKQPKLAEMKPAALLEQLASPERWTRYQAKRLLFDGPTNDVIPAADAFIVKAQDEHQLMEVCGVYEAHETVNPGLLDRLLKAKDARVRAYAARVVGAWADRLPDSVARLTQAANDVHPRVRLEAVVASARLSQLEAVEIATLVLDHPMDKFLDYALRQSVRALQPKWQPVLAKLTFNNRPAQAEYVKKIANAAPVVIHPGKAVYDALCLNCHQPEGKGLPGVYPSIAGTDWIRGDAAKLIKIVLHGLNGPIQVDGKEFKQIAPLPMPPMGLDDQQMADVLTYVRSHFGNQAPAITPEEVKQVRAATSERTTFWTQEEL, encoded by the coding sequence ATGATCCTACGTTTTCTTTTTTCATGCCTGCTGACCACCACGGCTCTGGCAGAACCCGTCTCCCTCTTCAACGGCAAGAACTTCAATGGCTGGGAAGGCGAAACGACTAAAGTTTGGCGTATCGTGGATGGCACGATTGTGGGCGGCTCTTTGGAAGGAAATCCACAGAATGAATTCCTAGCAACGAAAAAGCCCTATCGCAATTTCCACCTCAAACTGGAATACAAACTGAATGGCACCGAAGGTTTTATAAATGGTGGAGTGCAATTCCGCAGCGTTCGCATCGCTAATCCGCCTAACGAGATGTTCGGTTATCAGGCTGATATCGGAGCTGGCTACAGCGGGTGTCTCTACGATGAATCTCGTCGTAAGGTGATGCTGGCCAAGGCGGTGAAAGAGATCATTGAGAAAGCTGAAAAGCCTGGCGAATGGAATACCTACGAAATTATCGCCGAAGCGGAACGCATCCGCATCTTGGTCAATGGCATACGCACGGTGGACTATACGGAACGCGCACCAGACATTGCCCCCAAAGGCCTCATCGCGCTGCAAATCCACGGCAACTGCAAGGCGGAAATCGCCTTTCGTAACATTGTCATTGAGGAAATGCCGGATGCCCTCGTTCCAGGGGAAAAGGAAATCCTAAACCGCTTTGGAAATCCAGATTCAGCCCAGCTCCCATCGCTTCCGTTTAAAGATGGGAAGTTTAGCGTGGCACCCCATGAAATCCTCGTCCTGGCAGGCCAGACCAATCTCGTTCGCGAGCAAAAAGCAGGCGAATTAGAGGCCATTTTGACTCACGCTTTGGTAGAAAAAGCCCCCCATTTTCGCAGCATGGCTTGGGAGGGTGACACCGTTTATGAGCAGTGGCGGGATCTGAACTTTGGTGATTGGAAAGGACAACTCCAGGCCGTTGGTGCAGGCATCATCATCGCCCAGTTTGGTCAGGTCGAGTCTTTCGATGGGCCCGGAAGGCTGGCTGAATTTCAGTCTGCCTACCATCGTTTGTTAGACCAGTTTAGCAGTGTCACTCCGCGCCTAGTTCTTATCGGGCCTATGCCGTTTGAAAAAACCAACGCCCCGCATGCCCCTGATCTGACTTTGAGAAATGCCGATGTAGGGCTGTATGCAAATGCTGTGCGTGACATCGCCAAACAACGTGGAGCCCTTTATGTGGATCTTTACACGCCGCTTTCTGAACGTAATTCCAACGAAACTCCACTGACGGACAATGGCCTTCACTTGAACTCTGAAGGGCTGAAAGTGGTAGCTAAAATGGTTGCGGGACAACTTGGCCTATCCACCAGCGAAGGTGATGACCTAACAGCACTAAAACAGGCCATCGTAGAAAAAAACAGACTCTGGTTTGACTGCTGGCGGCCAGCCAACTGGTCTTTCGTCTATGGAGATCGAGTCACCCAAATGTTTGGGAAACCTGCTGAGAACGCGCCATCGTTGCGTGAGAGTTTTGAAAGTTATAAACCCCTCGTCGTGAAGCTGGATACACGTATTATCAAGCTAGCACGTGGAGAAGCTGTGCCGAATGAAGAACCTGGACTGCCGGCCAAAGGGACCCCAGAGAAGGTTTTGTCAGCGGCTGAGCAACTCGCCGCATTCACGGTCGCTGAAGGTTATGAGATCAATCTTTTTGCTTCTGAAGAGCTTGATGTCGCGAAGCCCACCCAATTCTCCTGGGATGAGCGTGGTCGGCTTTACGTCGCCTGCTCCCCCACCTATCCGCACACCTTACCCGGCATCAAACCCAACGACTACATCTTGATCCTCCAAGACACGGATGGTGATGGCAAAGCCGACAAATCCACGCGCTTCGCCGAAGGCCTAACCATGGTGCAAGGGGTAGAGCCGGGAGATGGGGGAGTGTATGTTTGCGACTTTGACCAGATCCTGCATCTCAAAGATACCAACGGCGATGATAAGGCCGATGTGAAGACGGTGCTTTATTCAGGATTTGGCATCGGTGATACTCATCAGTTGGTGAATTCCATTTGCCATGGTCCAGATGGCAGCTTGTGGTTCACTCAGGGACTGCATGCTTACTCACGGGTGGAAACCTCCCACGGTCTGGCTGTTTTAGAAAAAGCCGGGGTCTGGCGCTACAATAAACGCACGCAAAAAATGGATGCGTTTTTTAACGGGGGCAAAGCTGGGCATAATTGCTGGGGAGTGGCCTTTGATGATTACAACCAAGTCTTCCACAAGAGCGGTGACCGCCCAGCGGGCTACTTCAGCACGCCTGGTCTCATCGCCATGAAAGACCCAGATGAATATCACCCGACCGGGATGCTTTTTGATTCCAGCCCCAAGACAAATTCCATTGAGATCATCGGCACCAAGGCCTTACCGGAGCAGATTCAAGGCACAGCTTTGATCGGCGGCTACTTTGGCAGCGTGGTGGAGTTGCACCGCTTTGAAGACGAAGGCTCCGGCTACAAAACGACTCAACTTCCAAAACTGGTGAAATCTTCCGATCCCTCCTTCCGCCCAGTGGATGTGAGCGTGGGGCCAGATGGAGCCATGTATCTATGTGACTGGTTCAATCCCGTGATTGGTCACTATCAGGCGAGTTATGCAGACCCCCGCCGTGATCGCGTCCATGGCCGTATCTGGCGCATCACGGCTAAAGGCCATGCACCAGTGAAGCAGCCTAAACTTGCTGAAATGAAACCTGCGGCATTACTTGAACAGCTAGCTTCACCTGAACGATGGACTCGTTATCAAGCCAAACGCTTGTTGTTTGATGGCCCAACGAATGACGTCATTCCTGCTGCGGATGCATTCATCGTTAAAGCTCAAGATGAGCATCAGCTCATGGAAGTATGCGGCGTTTATGAGGCCCACGAAACCGTCAATCCAGGATTACTGGATCGTCTCCTCAAGGCTAAAGATGCCCGAGTGAGAGCCTACGCGGCCCGTGTGGTGGGAGCTTGGGCAGATCGCCTTCCTGACAGCGTAGCTCGATTAACCCAAGCTGCAAACGACGTACACCCTAGGGTTAGACTCGAAGCCGTCGTCGCCAGTGCTCGGCTCAGCCAGCTTGAAGCCGTCGAGATTGCCACCCTAGTTCTCGATCACCCGATGGACAAGTTTTTAGACTATGCCCTTCGTCAATCCGTTCGGGCACTGCAACCAAAGTGGCAGCCCGTTTTGGCAAAGCTGACGTTTAACAACCGGCCTGCACAGGCAGAGTACGTTAAGAAGATCGCCAACGCAGCCCCCGTCGTGATTCACCCCGGCAAGGCTGTTTATGATGCCCTGTGCCTAAACTGCCACCAACCTGAGGGTAAAGGACTGCCTGGCGTTTACCCAAGCATCGCAGGCACCGACTGGATTCGTGGCGATGCGGCGAAGCTGATCAAGATTGTGCTCCACGGCCTGAATGGCCCGATCCAAGTGGACGGAAAAGAATTCAAACAGATCGCCCCATTGCCCATGCCGCCGATGGGCCTGGATGACCAACAAATGGCGGATGTGCTCACGTATGTCCGAAGCCATTTTGGCAACCAAGCACCCGCAATTACTCCAGAAGAAGTGAAACAAGTTCGCGCGGCCACCAGTGAGCGAACAACCTTCTGGACCCAAGAAGAATTGTAG
- a CDS encoding galactose oxidase yields the protein MTSISMKHLLTAALLMLSLTAAVAEDDWTSLPPLPDSEGFAGVFAGVSGGTLMVAGGTNFPDKRPWDGGTKVWYDAIYALEKPEGPWMKIGQLPRPNGYGVSVTTDDSLICVGGGDATENFRDVFRLCYVGGKITTQSLPPLPKACAFMSGVAMEGILYVVGGIEKPTATEALKTLWALDLKQTDQGWCELPPCPGPARILATMAAHEGTLFLMSGAALKSGVDGKPEREWLKDAWRFQPNHGWKKIADLPRVAVAAPSPAPVVDGHLLILGGDDGALAHFEPKEKHPGFPREILSYHPGSDSWGGMGELPFSLVTTPTVSWRGQILIPGGEARPGKRSPTVWWGRISPP from the coding sequence ATGACTTCCATCTCAATGAAACACTTGCTGACTGCTGCCCTGCTTATGCTTTCACTCACCGCTGCCGTTGCTGAAGATGATTGGACGTCTCTGCCGCCATTGCCAGATTCCGAAGGTTTTGCAGGGGTTTTTGCAGGCGTTTCGGGCGGAACATTGATGGTTGCAGGGGGCACCAATTTCCCCGATAAACGACCTTGGGATGGCGGAACCAAAGTCTGGTATGATGCGATTTACGCTTTGGAAAAACCTGAAGGCCCGTGGATGAAGATCGGCCAGTTGCCACGCCCCAATGGATATGGAGTTTCTGTAACCACCGATGACAGTCTCATCTGTGTGGGAGGAGGCGATGCCACTGAAAACTTTCGGGACGTCTTTCGCTTATGTTACGTCGGGGGTAAGATCACGACTCAATCGCTCCCCCCTCTTCCCAAAGCTTGTGCGTTCATGTCAGGAGTAGCAATGGAGGGCATCCTCTATGTCGTAGGTGGCATCGAAAAACCCACTGCGACAGAAGCCTTGAAAACCCTCTGGGCGCTGGATCTCAAACAAACGGATCAAGGCTGGTGTGAACTCCCCCCCTGCCCAGGTCCTGCCCGTATCTTAGCGACCATGGCAGCCCATGAAGGCACGTTATTCCTCATGAGTGGAGCCGCTTTAAAGTCTGGAGTGGACGGAAAACCGGAGCGGGAATGGTTGAAGGATGCCTGGCGCTTCCAGCCTAACCACGGCTGGAAAAAGATAGCGGATCTACCACGTGTTGCAGTAGCCGCCCCCAGCCCGGCCCCCGTAGTGGATGGTCACCTTTTGATCCTCGGTGGTGATGACGGTGCCCTCGCCCACTTTGAGCCGAAGGAAAAACACCCTGGCTTCCCCCGCGAAATCCTCAGCTACCACCCTGGTAGCGATAGTTGGGGTGGCATGGGAGAATTGCCTTTTTCACTGGTTACCACCCCCACAGTGTCTTGGCGTGGCCAAATCCTCATTCCTGGTGGGGAAGCTAGGCCAGGCAAACGCTCGCCTACCGTCTGGTGGGGAAGGATCAGCCCGCCGTAA
- a CDS encoding LysR substrate-binding domain-containing protein: MDYSLREIECFIAVAEELSFTRAARRLHLAQPPLSRHIRTLEEKMGAILFAREPRRISLTTAGSLFYEEVCNVPRLLTRAGEAARRCALGETSRLRLGFVSAVMNDALIECFRNYRHQQPAVQVMLHDLPPNEQLKAIAEGHLDGGFVGIIPSVRPSGIQFISWHQEPLVCYVPVGHRLADLRSVSLASLAEESFIGVSHDSAPAFSAHVRDLCKAAGFRPRLILESPRAQAVALMVAAGSGIAILPAALEQFMKKSVCAIPLKGTPKITHVFACQKGRLQGPLAHLIRLIRSPKG; the protein is encoded by the coding sequence ATGGACTATTCCCTCCGTGAAATCGAATGCTTCATTGCTGTTGCAGAAGAGCTTTCTTTTACGAGAGCTGCACGACGGCTGCATCTAGCGCAACCTCCACTCTCCAGGCATATCCGCACTTTGGAGGAAAAGATGGGAGCGATACTTTTTGCTCGGGAGCCGAGACGAATCTCTCTAACCACTGCTGGGAGCTTGTTTTATGAAGAGGTGTGTAATGTGCCTCGTCTATTAACAAGAGCAGGGGAGGCTGCACGCCGTTGTGCTTTGGGCGAGACGTCAAGACTACGTCTAGGCTTCGTCAGTGCCGTGATGAATGATGCCTTGATCGAATGTTTTCGGAATTATCGACATCAGCAGCCTGCTGTGCAAGTGATGCTGCACGACTTACCTCCCAATGAACAATTGAAAGCGATTGCGGAAGGTCATTTGGACGGGGGCTTTGTGGGTATCATCCCTTCCGTTAGGCCTTCTGGGATCCAATTCATTTCTTGGCATCAAGAGCCCTTGGTCTGTTACGTGCCTGTGGGGCATCGCCTGGCAGATTTACGCAGTGTGTCTTTGGCCTCATTGGCGGAGGAGTCTTTCATCGGGGTGTCGCATGATTCAGCCCCTGCTTTTTCAGCGCATGTGCGAGACTTGTGTAAAGCGGCTGGGTTTCGCCCTCGTCTCATTTTGGAATCTCCTCGTGCGCAGGCAGTGGCTTTGATGGTCGCCGCAGGTTCTGGCATCGCCATTCTACCTGCGGCTCTGGAGCAGTTCATGAAGAAATCGGTTTGTGCCATCCCTTTGAAAGGCACACCGAAAATTACCCATGTTTTTGCCTGCCAAAAAGGCAGACTTCAGGGGCCGTTAGCACATCTCATTCGACTGATACGGTCTCCCAAAGGCTGA
- a CDS encoding beta/gamma crystallin-related protein, with product MKIHYVFLTLLLSLAGLSLNAASDRFQEREEIEALQAKKVSRPSIALYIEADCKGRMTRIKAPCEFANEIVMKSELGISNDSILSMKVPAGVKVTVFDGPNFKGDSATFNEGEHGNLGKLSHRVTSLKAEIIREQ from the coding sequence ATGAAAATACACTACGTTTTCCTGACTCTTTTGCTCAGTCTCGCAGGGTTATCACTCAATGCCGCCTCAGATCGTTTCCAAGAGAGAGAAGAGATCGAAGCGCTCCAAGCAAAGAAAGTCAGCCGTCCTTCCATCGCCCTATACATTGAGGCAGATTGCAAAGGGCGTATGACCCGGATTAAAGCACCGTGCGAATTCGCCAATGAAATCGTGATGAAGTCAGAGCTTGGCATCTCCAATGACAGCATCCTTTCAATGAAAGTCCCAGCCGGGGTGAAAGTGACTGTTTTTGATGGTCCCAATTTTAAGGGCGATAGCGCGACCTTTAACGAGGGAGAGCACGGCAATCTTGGCAAGCTGTCTCACCGTGTCACTTCATTGAAAGCAGAGATCATCCGCGAACAATAA